CGGCCCAGGGGCTGCGACCGCGCGTCGAGAGCGCGCGCCACCGAATCGACCAGCGCGCAGTCATTGACGCTCGCCCCCGTCGTGGCGGCGGCTATGGCCGCCGCCACAAAGCCGGTGTCCCGGTGCGCTGCCTGGAGGAACAGCGCTTCGGCGTGCCGGCCGTCGCCGTGCCAATACGTGTCCCAACCCTCCACATAGGCCTGGTACGCGTCGAACGGTGGAACCTCGCCCTCGCCGGGATCCAGAATGGAGTGCGAGTCCACCGCGGACGCGAGGGCCGTCATCACGCGGGACCGCAATTCGTCGAGCGCGGCGACCGGCGTGCGCACGTTGGCGAAGATCGGCCCTACCGCGCGCACGATGCGCCCCGTGCCAACATCCGTGACAGCCGCCTGCAGGAACAGCGTATCGCCGGTGCGATAATAGCTGCCCGAGACGAGCATGTCGGCCCCGGTGCGATGCGCCACCGTGATCGGGTCGACCGGTGCGCCCGCACCCGTGCGGCTCTGCACGAACACCGCATGCGGATCCACCACATCGACGAGGCGCGTGCGCAGGAGTCCCTCCGCGATCCAGTCCTGCGTCATGCGCCCGAGAGACTGGAGCGACGAGTCCCCCGTACGATTGTCGAACACCGCCACGAGTGCGCGCTTGCGGGTATCGGCGGCGCCTGACTGCCGCGCGTTCTTGGCGCGCACCACGAGCAGGACGACCGCCGCGGCGGCGCACGCCAGAACTCCCCAGACCACGGCGCGGCGCACGCGTGTCGTCCGTGGCTTCGTCGAAGCAGCGGCCGAATCGATGAGGGCGGCAGCCGGTGCGCTGGGGCCGTCGGCGGCGGCGGCGTGGACCTCGCCATCCCCCGTGACCGAATCCTGGGTCGGCGGTGCCGCGAGGCCGGGACGAGCCGCTGGCTGGCGGCTTCCGTCGCGAATTCGCGCGGCGAGTGCCTTGGCCTCTGCGCTCGGTTTTGCGTCGAAGTCGGTAGCCAGGCGACGCGTAAACGCATCATACAGGCGAAGGGCGCTTCCTGGATCGCTGCCCGCATCGAATAGCGTCATCGCTCGCCGCAGCCAACCCTCGTCGCCGGGAGCCAGCGCACACGCGCGCTGCGCCCAGTACGCAGCGCCGGCCACGTTGCCGGCCTGTTCTTCACGCTCGACCAGCGCCCGGATGGCCCGCGTGACGAGTTCGGCCACCCGGAGCCGCTCGCGCGACAACCACTCCTCGAACTCCTCGCCGGCGCTGGCGAAATGGATCCCGGGAAGCAGCTCGCCGTGGTACCAATCCACCGCCTCTTCGTATCGGCCTGCCTGGACCGCATCCTGGAGCCTGGTCACGTCGCAGGTCAGCCGCGCCGGGTCGATGGACACCGCGTCGTCGCCGCGGGTGATGATCGCCCCCTCACCGAGCGCATCGCGCAGATGGTAGAGCGTATTCCGGAGCGCTCGCCGGGCCGCGAACTGGTCCAGATCGGGCCAGAACATCGCGGCCAGGGTGTCGCGGCGGTGGTACCCGCCGCCGCCGCTGACCGCAAGGTAAGCCAGCAGCGCGAACCGCTTGGGCTGGGCCGGCAACGACGTGATCTCTCGTCCGTCCGACCCGCGGAGGGCGTGGAGCCCCAGCAGACTGAGCTCGATCATGGGCGGTCGAATGTAGGTCTCGCCGCGTCGCCCGGCAACAAACAGCCACGCCACGGCGGAGCGACGCAGCCACCGTACGTTGCCCGGGAATTCGACCGTTCAACGCCAGCCAGGGGGTAACCATGTCTATCGTTCGTTCCGGGATCCGGATGGGGTTCGGACTCGCCGTCGTCGGGTGGGCCGGCCTCGTGGGGTGGGGCGGAAGTTCCGGGCCCCTTCATTTAATGGGCCCTGCAATTGCCCGCGGCGCGGTTCTCGCCCCCGGGGATCCGTGCACGCTGCTCTCGGCCAGCGAAGCCGCACCCTTTGTGGGCCCGCTCTCCTCGCCGCCGTACCGGACGAGTGACGGCGTGCCGGACGTGCACGGCGACCAGTGCGTGTATCGCGGCAAGGACGGGCGCGTGGTGACCGTCGAGGCCAGTTGGAGCGGCGGAGCGGCGGCCAGCAAGGTCACCCAGGACGTGCCCAACACGGTGGGCAGCGGAATGGCCAAGTCAGGCGCGACGGGCATGGACACCATGGCCCACCGCGTCATGAAGTCCGAGGCGACCGGTCCGTGGGATCGCGCGACCTGGATACCCGGCGGCTCGGTGCTCGCCACGAAGGGCGACGCAACCGCCATCATCGACGTGACCGGATCGAGCGGCCAGGAAAGGGACGCGCTGACGCTGGCCAGGATCGCGGTCCCGCGTCTGGCTCATCCGCTCAACTACGATGGCGCCAAGGCCGTGGCGCTCGCGCCGAAGCCGGTCGCCCATCCCGCGCACGCGTGCGATTTCATTCCGGTTTCCGAGGTCGTGGCCGCCATCGGCCCACTCGATGGCGCGCCGACTTCCGATTCGCCTGAAACGACATGCACGTATCGCGTGCACACGACGCAGGGCGAACGCACGTACGCCGTTTCGTACGGGTGGCAGAACGGCCAGAAGGCGTACGCCGCGCAAACGCACGGGATGTCGACGATGGGTGGCATAATGGGCATGCCCGTGAGTTCACCGCTCGACACCATGCACCAATCGCCGCAAATGAAGACGATGATGGGCGCCATGATGAAGATGGTCGGCGGCTCATCCAGCCCGCATGGCGCCGCAGCGGCGCCGGGCGCGACCGCGACGGTGGGGATGCGGACGGACACCGCACTCGTCGGGCCGTGGGACCACGCGGCGCTCCTCCACGGCACGCAGCTCATGGCCGTGCGGCGCGACGTTATGGTCGCCATGAGTCTCCAGTCGGCGGACTACAACAAGGCGAAGGCGCTCCTGGCAGCCATCTGCTCGCGACTGTGAGCACAACGTGCATCGGAGGGACTTTCAGATGAGCACACGGTCTCGGCGCCTGCTCTGGACCGCATCAGTCATCCTGGCGTTCATTCTCGGCTACCTGTTGGCGCGCCGGAGATGCGTGCGGGACTCGGCCGGCGCCAGCGGCATGGGCAACACGAGAGTGGTCGCGAAAGGCGACCCCTCCCAGTCCGCGCGCTCGCACATCAAGCTCGGCACGGGAGAGGGAGCCGCGTCGAGCACGGGCGGGACGTCCGGCAACATCGACGGGGGTGTCGACACCGCCAACGGCGGCGGCGCAGCCGGCGGCGGCGGCGGCGCTGATGCCGGTAACGGTGGTGGATCAGGCGTGATGCCCGGCGGTTCCGGCGTATTCAAGAAGACTCCACGCGAGAGTGATTCCCTGTTCGGTAACTACGTCGCGCGGTTGGCAGAGGATCAGGACAACACCGGCAAGCGCATGTCGGACAGCGCGGTGGACCAGAACGTCACGGTGCGCGTCGCGAACGATTTCAGCCTCGACGGGACCGGCTTGCCGCGCTACCCGAACGGGGTGACCCGAGTCATGAGTAGCATCGCCGTCAGGACCGACGTGCCCGCCGACACCGCCACGGGTTGTGCCCTCGAGACGCACGACTCGTTCCAGACCGTCGCCGCGTGGTATCACCAGCGCGTGCCCCCGGGATGGCACGAAACGTCTACGGCCAACCTGCAGCAGACCGCGGCCAAGCTCTCTCCGGAGAACATCATGAAGATGCTGATGTCGGGCGACACGTCCGACACAGCGGCCCAGGCCGACACCGGTGCGGCCGCCGGTTTGGAGTTCGCGGGCTGGTCGGCCCCATACGACAATGCCGACAGTACCCATAGCGCGCGATCGGTGATGGTCATCGCCCGGCCGGGGGAACCCACACAAGTTACCATGTCGCGGACGGTGCGCCCATGAACGGAACTTTCAAATTGCAGATCGCGCTGTGCCTGTTCGCCAGCCTGCTCGGGGCACCGGCACTGGCGCAGGCGCCGCCACCCAACTCCAACGACCCGACGGTAACGCTGGACGTGTCCC
This DNA window, taken from Gemmatimonadaceae bacterium, encodes the following:
- a CDS encoding BTAD domain-containing putative transcriptional regulator — encoded protein: MIELSLLGLHALRGSDGREITSLPAQPKRFALLAYLAVSGGGGYHRRDTLAAMFWPDLDQFAARRALRNTLYHLRDALGEGAIITRGDDAVSIDPARLTCDVTRLQDAVQAGRYEEAVDWYHGELLPGIHFASAGEEFEEWLSRERLRVAELVTRAIRALVEREEQAGNVAGAAYWAQRACALAPGDEGWLRRAMTLFDAGSDPGSALRLYDAFTRRLATDFDAKPSAEAKALAARIRDGSRQPAARPGLAAPPTQDSVTGDGEVHAAAADGPSAPAAALIDSAAASTKPRTTRVRRAVVWGVLACAAAAVVLLVVRAKNARQSGAADTRKRALVAVFDNRTGDSSLQSLGRMTQDWIAEGLLRTRLVDVVDPHAVFVQSRTGAGAPVDPITVAHRTGADMLVSGSYYRTGDTLFLQAAVTDVGTGRIVRAVGPIFANVRTPVAALDELRSRVMTALASAVDSHSILDPGEGEVPPFDAYQAYVEGWDTYWHGDGRHAEALFLQAAHRDTGFVAAAIAAATTGASVNDCALVDSVARALDARSQPLGRIHGLSLQIAVARCHGRNDEMLRLALERADLEPRSSDVQLSAAAAALWADRPQRALDLLERINPQTDLGWSTDTTHFDYWSDLTEALHLLGRHDEELAAAGRIPASAPLSRAWMRGRALAALSRPTAALAVIDSALTLPVEMTNLGLAPYTDGRPQYTATPGWVANWIARELAVHGDAVAAHQAAARAIAWYRSRPLDERSTPEERLVASWSLEMLGAYPEAIRMARQLVAEDSTNVDYRGELAGLAAETGDSALAESLDRWLAAQPVSRVGWTASLYRARVAALLGHGDVAVARVRDAIDEGAWPLWIHFDPGLASLRGRADFIELTAPHD